The nucleotide sequence CTCCAGCAAGCAAACAAGGAAGTGGATTTAAGTCATCAGGAGGGAGGGAAGACATGGTATGTTTCAACTCACCATCAGGCTGATCACAACTAATGATAGAGAGAGATCACAGTTGAAATAGCAAGCACGACTAACTGATACACGAACGAAGATCCCAGAAATAAATTGGATCAACCGTCAAACACAAGGACATGGCCATTCGAATAACAAAGAAACTATGCTTTCCTTTCCCACCCTTGTCGTCCATATAAGCTGTTTTCCAAACAATTCTGTGCTGATCTTTTCTACGTTAACCATTTTTCACTCCAATTTTTTATGGTCAAACAAAGAGTAGGACATCCAAAGCGTATCATGGGTCTTGTGAACCACAGGGGGTATTGATTATTGATTTCTCATTTATTCACTGATGCCACCACATGACAAGGTCTGATGTAACTTGGATGATCCATCAAATGCGTGAAatcattacttttttttttttaattctacaAGAACGTTTGAGTAAGTTATATCTCACCTTTATACATCATTCCTGTGTTCTTCTGCTTTTAGGATCTCTTTTCTGTCCTTTTGTCTTTTTCCTAGTTTCTCTTCCTTTGATCTCCTTTTCTTGGAATGACACTTTCTTGAACTCTTTGTACGGCACAAACTAGTTTCTGCATCAGAATCATTACAAGTAGGTTGGTTTCTCACCATCTTGGGAAGAGAAACCATGTTATTGACTCACTATCAGAATTCATCAGAATCTCAGGGCCAATAACATGGTTTTCCCATTCTTCCTTCACCCGCACATCATGACTTGGCGAGTCACCATCTTGATCAGAACATGTCTGTGAAAGATATGGACCAGCTTCATCCCATTCTTGAACCTACAGAGCAAAAACCATGATAATGTATACTTGCAAAGGTAGATGCATCAGGTAACAACTATGCGCCTAGGTGCTACCATAAATATCTAGAATGCTCTTAACCATCCTGAGGATAACAACTATGAGGCATACGGTAAAATAATTTATAACCTCGAGTGAAGAAACTCTTCGACTTCTGTGTCTCTAAGACCATCATCTTCATGTGTGCAGCAGTCTTCCTGATCTTGTTTGCTTGATGGCCATGAGATGGCAgttttattgttctcctgcttgTGCCTTGAGCTAGAACCCATATGTGGTGAATTCGTGTGATGCTTCCCGCCCCTACTTTTGCGTCTGTGTTTCTCGGATCTATCCTCAAGCTTAGCTTCCAACTCCAATTCCTGCTTCCGAGCTCACCACATTTCAGTAACGTCAACAGTTCGATTTGCTGATGAAGAACAGAGGGCATCAATAAAATTAACAAAGATAAATGAAATAAATACATATTACATCAAAGAAAACCTTCAGGTATTTCTTTAAGAAATACCTGATATTAGATTGGCATATAAAAAATAGCACTTGCAGCTCCACTACATGATTTGCAAAGTGTTTGGTCATGGTTTCTCAGAATCATTATTACACTAGACACTAATTAACAATTTAGCTAAATGGACTTTATCAGTATGTTCATCGAAGAAGacatttatttttcaataatttacaATATTCATGCTTGTTATCCTTGTGCTTTTGGTCTAGCAAGTAGTAACACCAGGAGAACAAGAGGGCAGATGAGACGGCTGTGATCTGACTCATAAACCTGGCTGATCTACCATCTCCCAATTTCAGTGGACATAATATCACAGAAAAAGCATTCAGCTCCCAACATCAAACACGCTAAAGCccttttatgtatatacatatatcattTGAGTCAGCTGCATATGTGTATATTGTTGGAAAAAATAGAAGACGAGAATAATTATCGAAGAAGCTTGATTGCATTCACAtgtttctctcctatttataatggttaggagggaggattttcctcaacagagtagagagatttcctcgtatagttaggaaaatcttatctgctatcatgcccccgcaagatggtgctcctatcaaggacaccaatcttggatcgatgtaacGTAAAAAGGTGGCgagtgagaggcttcgtgagtgattcgtgagtgagtcggctaactgATCAGCCGAATAGACATGAGATACTCATAGTTGACGGcatacaacttgatctcgcacaaaatggaagtcgatagcaatatgtttcatgcgggagtggaacatcggattagcgcacagataggtagctccgacattgtcacaatatattgtaggagtggagttgatgttgagttctttgagcagatttgtgacccaattgagttctgcaataGCAATGATGATGGCACGGTATTCAACTGCAGTTGTAGACCgtgcgactgtcttttgcttcttagaactccaactgattggattagcgccaaggaagacaatataccccgatgtggatgttcgatcatcaaagttgcctgcccaatcagcatcagtaaaggcatgaagctgaagtggagtgtttacgaagaaagacaccatgattgagggtccccttaagatatcATCGGATTCGTTTGACCGTAGACCAGTGCATAGTAGACGACCTCTAcataaactatgataatttgttgactacaaatgagatatcgggacgggtgagagctaagtattgtagggAACCAacgacttgtcggtattgagtgggttccgtagcaggacaTCCATCAGATAATTTAAGAGAGCCACTAGCagatagaggagttgtaaccacatTTGCGTCCTACATGTTTGTtttggataataaatcttgaatgtactttctttgtgacAGAAAGAGACTGGAAGATGTGAATGTAGCCTCGACACCCAGAAAGTAGTTCAAGGGTCCTAGATTTTTTAGCAAGAATCGATctgccaactgtttgatgaacgcttggatttCTACGAGGTTATTGCCTGTgacaatgatgtcatccacatataccagaatatatattgtgtcgcTATGGTGTTGTCTAAAAAATAACGAGgaatcagatttggagttgagaaagccaactgaagtcagaaaagagccaagttcagtgtaccaagctcttggagcccgacgaagtccataaatagcttttcgaagtttgtagacatgccttggatactgaggatgagtgaaaccaaGAGGTTGTTACATAAAAACATCTTTAGttagagtcccttgtaaaaagatattattaacatccaattggcgTAATTGTCAACCCTTAGTGGTGGCCAGACTCAGGATAAGTCTGATTGTAGTGGGCTTAAcaatgggactaaatgtctcaaTGAAATCAACTTCaggtctttgatgaaaccctttggcgacgaggcgtgccttatatcgagcaATAGAGCCATCGGGGTTCCACTTAACTCGAAAAAcctacttacacccgatgatgttttgtgtatgatgaaagggtactagatcccatgttgagttatggaggagggcattatattcctcacatatGGCGGTACGCCAATGCAgatatttttgggcttgagtgaaggtgatgggttcaacggtggtggatgaggaatccatgatagcatgAAGATCAAAGACTTGAtgcggtttgaaaataccactcttagagcgtgtggtcataggatggttggagactaCGGAACCGTGAGGTTGTGTTGTTGGAGGAAGCGAttgagagtcattgacacagGCCAGATAAAGTGGAGGTACATCAGGGTCACTTGGCCGAGGAGTTAAAGATAACGATTGTGATCctgaaccaagtaccccaatagtCGGAGAAGAAAGAAGTGGAGTAGGAATGGAGGAAATGGACAATTGCTGAACCGAAGGAGTAGAATAGTGTGGATCAGAACTGgacgatgtcatgggaggctcgtccggttGGATCGAAGGTATACTCCAATGAGGAATGGCTAATGAGGTGGTATGCATGGTAGGAGAGGTATGGTTTTGAAAAGGGAAgacagattcaacaaaaataacgtgacgtgatataaaaattttgtgagtgtggagattatagcagtggaaagcattatgttcaagagagtaacctataaaaacgcaaggattagatcgtgatgttaacttatgagaggcatagggacgcaactatggataacatagacaaccaaatactctaagTTTATAAAGGTttgggggtttgtgaaatagtgtgtcaaagggggactggtattgtaggactggtgtaggcattctattaataaggtagacagcagtttgaaaggctgccgtCCAAAAGTCTGAAGGCATGGAGGCCTGATGAAGAAGTGTGAGCCCAGTTTCtattatatgccgatgtttgcgttcggcggagccaacaagttgaggagtatacaggggagacttgaggtgttggataccacaagctgagagatatgacgccagggcttgatattcaccgccaccatcagagtaaaccgttttaatggtagactgaaagtggttttcgaccaactttcgaaaagtgggaaagatggtcgaaacatcagatttatggtgaagaggatataaccatgtgtacttagtgaagtgatatacaaaaatgacataaaatctgaatttatcaaaagacaggATTGGAGCAGGGCCCaaaacatctgtataaataatttcaaatggtttagaggtggAAATGAAGATGAGCCAaattgacttttattactaagacatgcatcacaatgcggtatagaactatgtgatttaaaaataggaagagagaaacGAGAAAGTATTTTTTGCTGAATAAGGGataagggatgaccaagacgacgatgccacacatcaactagagccgcaacggaagaatgaacagtgggctggattATTTATGGAGCTAACGGCCATTCATAAATATTACCTCTATTtgggccctggaccaaggatgcccccgtgctcaaatcgttAACAAAaaaggaatcaggaaagaattcaattgtagTATTGTTatttttgcaaaattgagaaacagaaatgaggttgcgtttaatattaggggcacataaaacatcatcgagtgtaaatgtggtagtatcagaagtaagcgttgtggaaccgatATAAGTTATAAggcctttaccgtcaccgatgatgatatcttcatcgccaccaTAGGGATTGTGGAGAGACAAATTATGAAGATCAGATGTGATATAATGGGAGGCTccagagtccacaatccagtTGGGCTGGCTAGTTGTCGGAGTAGTgaggagatttgcttgaggccagtgTGATTGTGCAGGAAGGCGGGgtcgagaccgacaaactttagcggagtgtccgATTTTATCACACAGTTGGCAGACGACCCGTTGTTGTTGACTTGAAGGGGCAGGATGCCAAGCGGGACGAGTATTGGAGttaccactttgcgagaagttatgattaggaggataaggggggtgttgcatgggacccataggatcaagaatacctttggtgatgttcgaagggtaccgagtgttcttcctcttagacttataaCTGACTTGAGTTATGATAGATGGTCcgggcagtttgtccgcacgcttcaaatacatctcatagtcagtcaacttgtcatagagttcttcaaaggagactggcgagtcgcgtgcccgaattgcagccgccaattccttgtagtcgtctccaagaccatttagggtatggatgatTATCtcctcgtcacatagggaatgacctatcaaagccaagtcatcgatgataactttgatattttgtagataatcagtaatAGTTGTTTGGTCACCATCAACTTAGATAGAAgattgagcttgcgagtacgcgaatgattcgcCAAGGTTGGTTGTAGTTTAGACCACGCATCGGCAGCAGTCACACATGCAGAAATCAATGGAGCGATggatccagcaactgaggcttgaatagcttggaggatgagacgatcttgacgcaaCCACAATTTGTGAGCTGGATTAGGTACTGGACTAGGTTCTCCGGGAATGTTGAGCATGGCTGGCAGACAACTAAAGGAGCCGTCAACGTAGCCTAGCAAatcgtatccaaataagagattagaaaattgagcccgccaggacgcatagttgccaccctttgataacttgaaagggattagcgTGGTAGCATTGATGGAGACCTGTAGGAGAAGAACTGtgagtccctgcagaaataggaACTAGAATATCATAAGAAGATAACGAAGACATCGCAaccccctttttttcttttttcttttttacttttttttttttttactgcagGACTTCACGAAAGGTGGAGGAAATggggaaggaaatgagtgagaAGAGTAGCTGCTGCTGCAGATCTCTGCAGCTACGAttgcggctgtggctgtggctacGGCTATGGTGGCTGCGGTTGCGATAGAGGGAAGCGAGATGCAGCGGCAGTGGCTGCGGcggaagctgcagcgatgctcaaggaaactgcagcggGAGAAATCTGCGAGAAATATACAGCGATGCAGTGAATGCGGCGGAAGCTGCAGTAGATGAGGAAGCTGTAGTGATAAGGAAGCTGCAGCGATACTCAAGGAAATTGCAGCGGGAGAAATCTGTGAGAAATCTGCAGTGATGCAGCGGTTGCGGTTGCGACGAAAGCTGCAGCAGATGAGGAAGCTGTAGCGATGCTCAAGGAAACTGCATCGGGAGAAATCTGCAAGAAATCTGCAGCGATCTAGTTGAGGAGGAAGACACCACCGTTGAGGAGGCAGTGGGAGAAGGACAGGCCGCAATCTAGTTGTTGAAGGAGGGTGCATCCACTGTTCGCTTACGGAGAGGAA is from Musa acuminata AAA Group cultivar baxijiao chromosome BXJ1-6, Cavendish_Baxijiao_AAA, whole genome shotgun sequence and encodes:
- the LOC135676591 gene encoding uncharacterized protein LOC135676591 isoform X1, which translates into the protein MAVPLLTKKIFEKPVKKLKTPQSDRKICVKELELEAKLEDRSEKHRRKSRGGKHHTNSPHMGSSSRHKQENNKTAISWPSSKQDQEDCCTHEDDGLRDTEVEEFLHSRFKNGMKLVHIFHRHVLIKMVTRQVMMCG
- the LOC135676591 gene encoding uncharacterized protein LOC135676591 isoform X2, translated to MAVPLLTKKIFEKPVKKLKTPQSDRKICVKQIELLTLLKCGELGSRNWSWKLSLRIDPRNTDAKVGAGSITRIHHIWVLAQGTSRRTIKLPSHGHQANKIRKTAAHMKMMVLETQKSKSFFTRGSRMG